A region from the Lemur catta isolate mLemCat1 chromosome 7, mLemCat1.pri, whole genome shotgun sequence genome encodes:
- the DDI1 gene encoding protein DDI1 homolog 1 — MLITVYCVRRDLSEAAFTLQVSPDFELRNFRVLCELESGIPADDMQVIHMEQLLTDDHCSLGSYGLKNGDVVVLLEKEHVGPRPPGRTPKQPRIDFSGIAVPGTSSSRQQQQQQQQQQQQQQQQQQQRPPAAQQPRGRAGGEQAAPAQRLDSPTLIRSMLLSNPHDLSLLKERNPRLADALFSGDLETFSQVLMEQQRERTLREQERIRLYSADPFDLEAQAKIEEEIRQQNIEENMNIAMEEAPESFGQVAMLYINCKVNGHPLKAFVDSGAQMTIMSQACADRCNITRLVDRRWAGVAKGVGTQRIIGRVHLAQIQIEGDFLQCSFSILEEQPMDMLLGLDMLKRHQCCIDLKKNVLVIGTTGTQTYFLPEGELPSCAKIVSGTGQEESSGNGAADAIKHSFMESGRKKH, encoded by the coding sequence ATGCTGATCACCGTGTACTGCGTGCGGAGGGACCTCTCCGAGGCGGCCTTCACCCTCCAGGTCAGCCCTGACTTTGAACTCCGCAACTTTCGGGTCCTCTGCGAGCTGGAGTCCGGAATCCCCGCTGACGACATGCAGGTCATCCACATGGAGCAACTCCTCACTGACGACCACTGCTCCCTGGGCTCCTATGGCCTCAAAAACGGCGATGTAGTTGTTTTACTTGAGAAGGAGCATGTGGGACCTCGGCCTCCAGGACGAACCCCGAAGCAGCCCCGGATAGATTTCAGTGGCATCGCTGTGCCCGGGACGTCGAGCTcccgccagcagcagcagcagcagcagcagcagcagcagcagcagcagcagcagcagcagcagcgccccccagcagcccagcagccccGCGGCCGGGCGGGCGGAGAGCAGGCGGCGCCTGCCCAGCGTCTGGACAGCCCCACCCTGATCCGCAGCATGCTGCTGTCCAATCCTCACGATCTGTCCCTGCTGAAGGAACGCAACCCCCGCTTGGCAGATGCTCTGTTCAGCGGGGACCTTGAGACGTTTTCTCAGGTCCTGATGGAGCAGCAAAGGGAAAGGACtttgagagagcaagagaggatTCGCCTCTACTCTGCCGACCCATTTGATCTGGAAGCTCAGGccaaaatagaagaagaaatccGGCAGCAAAACATTGAGGAAAACATGAACATAGCGATGGAAGAGGCTCCTGAGAGTTTCGGACAAGTGGCCATGCTCTATATTAACTGCAAAGTGAATGGACACCCTCTGAAGGCTTTTGTCGACTCGGGTGCCCAGATGACCATTATGAGCCAAGCTTGTGCCGACAGATGTAACATCACGAGGCTGGTGGATCGACGATGGGCTGGGGTGGCGAAAGGCGTGGGCACGCAGAGAATTATTGGGCGTGTTCATCTAGCCCAGATTCAAATTGAAGGTGATTTCTTACAATGCTCTTTCTCTATACTTGAAGAGCAGCCCATGGATATGCTTCTAGGCCTAGACATGCTCAAGAGACATCAATGTTGCATTGATTTGAAGAAAAACGTGCTGGTGATTGGCACCACTGGCACACAGACTTACTTTCTTCCCGAGGGAGAATTACCTTCTTGTGCTAAGATAGTCAGTGGTACTGGGCAAGAAGAGTCTTCAGGCAATGGAGCAGCAGATGCTATTAAACATTCATTCATGGAATCAGGACGGAAAAAGCATTGA